A genomic segment from Acipenser ruthenus chromosome 5, fAciRut3.2 maternal haplotype, whole genome shotgun sequence encodes:
- the LOC117402496 gene encoding thrombomodulin-like: MFKEWVTVISAVIQLLLLQVTGQSPKSGLCIGNDCYTIHEDSKTFQNANDACNKQQGHLMTVRSTVANDVISILIPNKQGDFWIGLELRKGQCTNYDTTLRGYEWVTGDESTNFSNWKGNDSACTQQCVSVSSDLNWEERSCQDKVAGFLCEYNFNKTCDALPPDTDRSILYSTPLGFQGFDLLSLPPGSTATCSPSGFKAYCSSKGNGSAEWAEGPWDCQTNNGGCEHQCQMNNNQPQCLCPPGRELKDNKMSCTKIDACSITTCEHLCVPHEGSYICMCKDGYELDLDGKQCRDIDDCKMGHNLCDQDRVCVNTPGSFECKCKSGFADVNGKCEDVNECQLGPCEHDCKNVLGSYQCSCFKGYIKDSADHHKCKKLCYASECTAECDPNKTWHCTCPDGFVLDTREHLFVCVDLNECETGTYCDQLCNNSFGSYTCYCREGHSLHSDGHSCISEDIEEGSSTTSVTPVISVFATPTSNYTVEGETILTPGALLGIIICIVVMILVLVFLVHHVLKQRVKWDASSDFKSIGAEREVCLQQVTTEKYIKTSSFVKRNLKTET; this comes from the coding sequence ATGTTCAAGGAATGGGTTACGGTTATTTCTGCTGTTATTCAACTTTTGTTATTACAAGTAACAGGACAGTCACCGAAAAGCGGCTTGTGCATTGGGAATGATTGCTATACCATACACGAGGACTCCAAGACGTTTCAAAATGCAAATGATGCGTGCAACAAGCAACAAGGGCATTTAATGACAGTGCGATCAACAGTGGCTAACGATGTAATTTCTATCCTGATTCCTAACAAACAAGGAGATTTCTGGATTGGCTTGGAGCTTCGTAAAGGGCAATGCACGAACTATGATACAACACTAAGAGGGTACGAGTGGGTAACAGGAGATGAAAGCACAAATTTTTCAAATTGGAAAGGCAATGATTCCGCATGCACCCAGCAGTGTGTTTCAGTTTCCAGTGATCTAAACTGGGAAGAAAGATCATGTCAGGATAAGGTGGCAGGATTTTTGTGTGAATACAATTTCAATAAAACATGTGACGCACTACCTCCAGATACGGACCGCTCGATTCTATACAGCACACCACTGGGCTTTCAGGGATTTGACCTTCTATCACTTCCACCGGGAAGTACCGCAACCTGTTCACCCTCTGGTTTCAAGGCGTATTGTTCCAGTAAAGGTAATGGCAGTGCTGAATGGGCCGAGGGTCCTTGGGATTGCCAAACTAATAATGGTGGCTGTGAACATCAATGCCAAATGAACAACAATCAGCCCCAGTGCCTCTGTCCACCAGGCCGTGAGCTAAAAGATAATAAGATGAGTTGCACGAAAATAGATGCATGCAGCATTACAACTTGCGAGCATCTGTGTGTCCCTCATGAAGGCAGTTACATCTGTATGTGTAAAGACGGATATGAGCTGGATCTGGATGGCAAGCAATGCAGAGACATTGATGACTGTAAAATGGGGCACAATCTTTGTGACCAGGACCGGGTGTGTGTGAACACACCTGGAAGTTTCGAATGTAAGTGCAAATCTGGGTTTGCTGATGTGAATGGGAAATGTGAAGATGTTAATGAATGTCAGTTAGGACCCTGTGAGCATGACTGTAAAAATGTACTGGGGAGCTACCAGTGTTCATGCTTTAAAGGGTACATTAAAGACTCTGCAGACCATCACAAATGTAAAAAGCTTTGTTATGCTTCTGAATGTACTGCAGAATGTGATCCAAATAAAACCTGGCACTGTACATGTCCAGATGGATTTGTATTGGACACCAGGGAACATTTATTTGTATGTGTTGACTTAAACGAATGCGAGACAGGGAcctactgtgatcagctgtgcaaTAACTCATTTGGAAGTTATACGTGTTATTGCCGCGAAGGACACTCTCTTCACAGTGATGGGCATTCTTGTATTTCTGAAGATATTGAAGAAGGTTCCAGCACCACAAGCGTTACTCCAGTCATTAGTGTTTTTGCTACCCCCACTTCAAACTATACTGTAGAGGGGGAAACTATTTTAACACCCGGAGCTCTTCTCGGAATCATCATTTGTATCGTGGTGATGATTTTGGTCCTAGTTTTCCTTGTGCACCACGTTCTTAAACAGCGTGTAAAATGGGATGCCTCGTCAGACTTTAAAAGCATAGGCGCAGAACGAGAAGTCTGCCTTCAACAGGTGACCACAgagaaatacataaaaacatcTTCGTTTGTTAAGAGAAATTTAAAAACAGAGACATGA